The following coding sequences are from one Homalodisca vitripennis isolate AUS2020 chromosome 7, UT_GWSS_2.1, whole genome shotgun sequence window:
- the LOC124366217 gene encoding protein SET — MATNGSGSPAKKIKKMELGNGEATEEDPETQKTLEEIDKCQNEIDALNEKASEEILGIERNYNRLKKPFFENRNEIIKKIPNFWVTTFVNHPQLSPLIDDEEVDCLQYITKIEVEDFENIKFGFKINFYFEENNPYIENEVITKEFSMGNNGEHKSTSTPIRWKKDQNLCQKKKKDAKPTNSRKRGFEEQKKFFDWFTDNEDPQGDDIADIIKDDIWPNPLQYYLVPDVDGEENGMEDEGESEGEEGEGGEEDDIGDEEEIEGEEGDEGEEGEEDE; from the exons ATGGCTACAAACGGTTCAGGCTCGCCTGCaaagaaaataaagaagatgGAGTTGGGAAACGGAGAGGCAACTGAAGAGGATCCCGAGACTCAGAAGACTCTTGAAGAGATTGACAAGTGCCAGAACGAAATTGATGCTCTCAATGAAAAAGCGAGTGAAGAAATTCTTGGTATCGAAAGAAATTACAATAGGTTGAAGAAACCATTTTTCGAGAACAGAAATGAAATAATCAAGAAGATTCCCAATTTCTGGGTTACAACCTTCGTCAACCATCCACAACTCTCCCCTCTGATCGATGATGAGGAGGTAGACTGCTTacagtatataacaaaaatagaagTTGAGGACTTCGAAAACATCAAGTTTGggttcaagatcaacttctattTTGAGGAAAACAATCCATACATTGAAAACGAG gTCATAACAAAAGAATTCTCCATGGGCAACAATGGTGAGCACAAGTCAACAAGCACTCCTATCAGATGGAAGAAGGACCAGAACCTGTGccagaaaaaaaagaaagacgCAAAGCCGACCAACAGCCGAAAGAGGGGCTTTGAAGAACAGAAGAAGTTCTTCGACTGGTTCACAGATAATGAAGATCCACAAGGAGATGACATCGCCGACATCATCAAGGATGATATCTGGCCGAACCCGCTGCAATACTACCTGGTACCTGATGTTGACGGAGAGGAGAACGGTATGGAAGATGAAGGAGAAAGTGAGGGTGAAGAGGGTGAAGGAGGAGAAGAGGATGATATAGGGGATGAAGAGGAAATAGAGGGAGAGGAGGGAGATGAGGGCGAAGAGGGGGAGGAGGATGAATAA